In Antechinus flavipes isolate AdamAnt ecotype Samford, QLD, Australia chromosome 3, AdamAnt_v2, whole genome shotgun sequence, a genomic segment contains:
- the CGGBP1 gene encoding CGG triplet repeat-binding protein 1 produces MERFVVTSPPARNRSKTALYVTPLDRVTEFGGELHEDGGKLFCTSCNVVLNHVRKSAISDHLKSKTHTKRKAEFEEQNVRKKQRPLTASLQCNSTAQTEKISVIQDFVKMCLEANIPLEKADHPAVRAFLSRHVKNGGSIPKSDQLRRAYLPDGYENENQLLNSQDC; encoded by the coding sequence ATGGAGCGATTTGTAGTAACATCTCCTCCTGCTCGAAACCGTTCCAAGACTGCTTTGTATGTGACTCCTTTGGATCGTGTCACTGAGTTTGGAGGTGAGTTGCACGAAGATGGAGGGAAACTGTTCTGCACTTCTTGCAATGTGGTACTTAATCATGTTCGCAAGTCTGCCATCAGTGATCACCTCAAGTCTAAGACTCACACCAAAAGAAAGGCAGAGTTTGAAGAACAGAATGTAAGGAAGAAACAAAGGCCTCTAACAGCATCTCTTCAATGCAACAGTACTGCGCAGACAGAGAAAATCAGTGTTATCCAGGACTTTGTGAAAATGTGCCTGGAAGCCAACATCCCACTTGAGAAAGCTGATCACCCAGCAGTTCGTGCTTTTCTGTCTCGCCATGTGAAGAATGGTGGCTCCATACCTAAGTCAGACCAACTAAGGAGAGCTTACCTCCCTGATGGGTATGAGAATGAGAATCAGCTCCTTAACTCACAAGATTGTTGA